CACCCCAACCCCCGGCGACGCCGCTCCCGGACCGGGGGGTGACGCCCACCCCGGGCCAGACCGGATCGAGACCGCCCGTGACGGGCACGGCCGCGCCCACGCCGCCCCGTCCCTCGGGGGCCTACCCCCAGAACGTCCAGCCGCAGGCGCCGTGGCAGCCCCCGCAGGGGCCGCACCAGGGGATGACGCCGCCGGCCGCGCACCCGACGCAGTCCCGGCGCAGCGGGCCCCCGTCCGCGGAGCACCCCGCCCCGCCGACCGCCGAGCGGCCCGGCACGGGGCGGCCCACGGCCCCGCCGACCGCCGGCGCCCCCGCCCCGGACAGCCGGAAAACCGGCCCCCCTCCCACCGGCACGCAGCTTCGCCCGACGGGGAGCGGCCCGTCCGGCGGGACCCGGCCGGGAACCGGGCCGCTGCAGCCCAAGACCGGGCCGCGGACGACCCCCGGCCAGGCTTTCCAGGCCCAGGCGGCCCCCCCGAAATCGAAGCTCCCGCTCATCCTCGGCGCCGCCGGCCTGGTGGTGGTGGTCGTCGTCCTCATCCTGCTCTTCGCGACCGGGAAATCGCCCGAGCCCACCCCCGGCCCCGAGAAACCCGCGTCCCCGGAGACGCCGGGGCCGGAAAAAACCGCGAGCTTCACGGAGCAGATGGGGATGAAATTCGTCAAGGTGGCGGCGGGCAAGTTCAAGATGGGCTCGGACACCGGCAAGGACGACGAGAAGCCCGCCCACGACGTGACCATTTCCAGGGACCTCTTCGTTTCGACCACGGAGGTCACGGAGAAACAGTGGCGGACCGTGCTGGGAGAGGGCCCGGCGACGGCGAGGGGGGACGAGTACCCCGTGGAAGTGTCGTGGGAGGACGCCCAGCGGTTCCTCAAGGCCCTCGGGGAAAAGACGGGCAAGACCTTCCGTCTCCCCACCGAGGCGGAGTGGGAGTACGCCTGCCGGGCGGGCGAATCCGGCGACTACTACTGGGGCGGCGCCTTCAGCCCCGACCACTGCTGGTTCAACGGGAATTCGGGTGGGAAGCCCCAGCCCGTCGGCGGCAGGAAACCGAATGCCTGGGGGCTGTTCGACATGGCCGGGAACGTCTACGAGTGGTGCCAGGACTGGAAGTCGGACGATTTCTATGCCAAGTCCCCGCCGGCCGACCCGAAGGGGCCTGACTCGGGAGAGTACCGGATCCTTCGGGGCGGCTCCTGGGACTCCGCGGAGGACGAGTGCCGGTCGGCCTATCGGGCCTTCATGAAACCCACGGTGGCGGGGGCGGGTTTCCGGGTCGTGACCAACGACCCCGTGCCCTGAGGGGGCTGCCCCCTCCCGTTGCCGCCGCCGGCGGGGCGCCCGAACGGGTCGGGAATGCTCCAGCCGGGCTGAAAAGCGGATTGACAAGGGTCGACGGATACGGGTAAAATGGCCGGGAAACCGGGTCGAAACCGAAATCTCTGGACGGGACACGCCAATGCTAGAATGTAAACGTTGCGGGACCAGGAACAGCGATCTCAGCGAGTTCTGTTTCGAGTGCGGTTCACCGCTCGGCAGCACGGGCGCCTCGTCCGTCATCGACGGCAAGTACGACGTCATCGAGTGCCTCGAGACCGAGGAGACCCGGGAACTTTACAAAGTCAGGGACATCCGGACGAACGAGGTCCGCACGCTGAAAGCCTGCGACCTGGACCCCGCGGTGCAGACCGTCCCCGGGTTCGACCCCTGCGGCGTCATCCAGGCTGCCGCCCGGTTCCGGCACCCCAACGTGGCGGACGTCCTGGACTGCGGCGTTCTCCCGAACGGGCGGATCTACACCGTCTCCGAGTGGGTCGCCGGGGAGTCCGTCGATCGGATCCTGGCGAGCCTCGGCCCCCTGCCCGCCCCCCTGGTCATCCGCCTGGCCGGCGACAGCCTCCGCGGTCTCCACCACCTTCACCAGCACGGCTTTCTCCACCGGAACCTGACGCCCTCCAAGCTGATGGTGTTTCTCTCGAAGCACGGCGCCCCCCGGGTCAAGCTCATCAACCCCGACCTCGCGACGCCGGCCGGCGTCGTCCGGGCCATCTCCCCGATGGACCTCATGGCGGGCAAGGGCAAGTACTCGTCCCCCGAGCAACTGGCGGGCGTCCCGGGCGGCGGCGAGCTGGACGCCCGCACCGACATCTACTCCCTGGCCCTGATCATCTACGAGTTGCTGAAGGGGCATGTGCCGTTCTCCGCCAACACCATGTCCGCCCTGGTCTTCCAGCAGGGGTCGGCTCACATCGAACCCCTGGAGCTCGAAGACCTGGACCCGGAGACGGCGGCTCACTTCAACCAGATCCTGTTCACCGCCCTCGCCAAGGACCGGGAGCACCGGTTCCCCAACGCCCTGTCCTTCGAGGAGGCCCTGAACCAGCTGGACCTGCCGCCCCTGACGGCGGAAACCATCCAGCACTACTTCGGGTCGCTCGGAAGCGTCCGGCCCTCCGGGGCCTTCTCCGCCATCGAACCGCCCCCGCGGGCGACGCCCGTCCCGTCGTACGACCAGGAGGCCCGGACCGTGGTGACGTCCCCGGTGCTGGGGGCCCCCACCGTGGTGGTCCCGGGAAGGGCCACCCCCCAGCCTCCCGCCCAGGGCGGCCCCCTGACGGGCGCCACCGTCGTGACCCCCCGGGCCGCTCCCAACCTGGAGGCCACGGTGATGGAGTCCCCCGACGAGGCCGTCCGGACCGTGTACGCCCCGCGGCGCGACGCCACGCGCATCGACGACGGGACGTACGAGGAACCGCCGCCCCGCGAGCGCACCCGGATCGACCACCTCGAAACCCAGGCGTTCGAGCTGCAGGGGGAGTACGAGATCCTCCAGGCCCCCCAGCAGGCGACGGAGTATGCCTACCCGCCCCAGCCCTCCCCGGAGGAGCTGTCGCGCCCGCTCCTCGAGACGGACTCGGCCGAGCTGGGGAAAGGCTTCACCGGCGTGGTGGGGACCATCATCCAGACCGCGCCCGGGCAGCCGCCGTACCAGCCGCCGGCTCAGCCGCCGTACGCGCCGCCCCAACCGCCCCCCCTCGTCTACGAGGACGAGCCCCCCGTGCAGCCGCAGGCCCGGCCCCGGCTCGCCCCGTCCGCCTACTCGACGATCCAGGCGCCCCGGGTCCCCCAGGCCGCCCCAAAGAGCGGCAGGATGGTGATGTGGATCCTCGTCGGCGTGGTGGTCATCGGGCTGGCGGTGGCGTCCTACTTCCTCTTCTTCACCAAGACCGCGACCGGGACCCTCGCGCTCAACGTGTTCCCGTGGGGCACCGTCCAGTCCGTGGAGAACGACCAGGGGAAACGATTCGACATTGCCGACGCCGTCACGCCCTTGACCGCCGAACTCCCCGTCGGCAATTACAAGGCACAGGTCAAGATCGCCGAGACGGACAAGGTCATCACCGTCTCCTTCACCATCCGGGAGGGACAGCTGACGTCCGTCACGGAACAGGACCCGGGGTATTCCTATGAAGAATTTCTACGCCAGATCATCTAGCGTCGTCCTGACCCTGCTGCTGATCGCGTCGGCAGTCCCCGGGGCGCCGGACTGGCAGGGGGACTACACCCGCGGCGTGGAGAAGTTCAAGTCCGGCAAGTACGCGGAGGCCGCCAGCCTGCTGGGCAAGGCGGTCGCCCAGAAGCCGGGGTCGTGCGACCGCTGCCTTCGGGACGGCATGTTCTTCGACGACTACTACCCCAACTTCTACCTGGGGTCGGCCTACCTGAACATGGGGCAGTTCAAGCAGGCCCTGGCCTGTTTCGAGACCCTCAACCGCGAGGGGAAGGTCCAGCGCAACGGGAAGCTCTCCAGTCAGTTCCAGGCCAATTTCGCCCTGGCCCGTGAACGGGCCGGGGCGGCAACCCCGCCCACCCCGGGCCCGACCCCCCAGCCGACGCCGACCCCGGTGCAGCCCACGCCCGTGCAACCCACGCCGGTGCAGCCCACCCCCGTGCAGCCCACCCCGGTGCAGCCGCAGCCCGTCCCCGTGACGCCGATCCCGGTCCAACCCACCCCCATTGCGCCGCCCCCGGTACAGCCCGTGGTGAAGCCCCCGACCGGGCCTTCTCCGGCGGTCGAGGCCTTCAAGCGGGAGGCCGTCTCCCTCGAGGCGTCCATCAACGGCTACGTGGGGCACGAGTACATGCGCTACGCCGTGATCCGGGACTCCTTCAACCGCCTCCGGCAGGGGATCGCGTCCTTCCGGGCCATGGCGGACCGGATGAAGACGGACGCGGAACTCACGGCGGGGCGGGGCGAACTGGCCCGACAGCGCCAGCTGATCCAGGTCTTCGCCCAGGAGTTCGACCGGGTTCGGTCCCTCCGGCTGAAGTCGGACGCGGCCACCCGGGCCTTCTCGGCCCTCCCGGAGCAGGAGGTCGACAAGCGCCCGGCCCTGCTCAAGGACTACGTCAGCCTGAAAACCCGGGTGCAGGACTTCCAGAAGAAGGTCCAGGACTTCCGGGACCTGCGGGACCTCCAGGCCGCCGAGGCCCTGTCGGCGTCCATCCAGGGGGACATCGCGAAGATGGCCGAACGGTTCGGGGCCGCCGGGAAACAGGCCGCCGCCTCCCTCTCCCAGACCCGGGACCCCCGCGAGATCGTCCGCCAGGGGTTCACCGCCTACTTCTCG
The Acidobacteriota bacterium DNA segment above includes these coding regions:
- a CDS encoding SUMF1/EgtB/PvdO family nonheme iron enzyme; the protein is PQPPATPLPDRGVTPTPGQTGSRPPVTGTAAPTPPRPSGAYPQNVQPQAPWQPPQGPHQGMTPPAAHPTQSRRSGPPSAEHPAPPTAERPGTGRPTAPPTAGAPAPDSRKTGPPPTGTQLRPTGSGPSGGTRPGTGPLQPKTGPRTTPGQAFQAQAAPPKSKLPLILGAAGLVVVVVVLILLFATGKSPEPTPGPEKPASPETPGPEKTASFTEQMGMKFVKVAAGKFKMGSDTGKDDEKPAHDVTISRDLFVSTTEVTEKQWRTVLGEGPATARGDEYPVEVSWEDAQRFLKALGEKTGKTFRLPTEAEWEYACRAGESGDYYWGGAFSPDHCWFNGNSGGKPQPVGGRKPNAWGLFDMAGNVYEWCQDWKSDDFYAKSPPADPKGPDSGEYRILRGGSWDSAEDECRSAYRAFMKPTVAGAGFRVVTNDPVP
- a CDS encoding protein kinase, yielding MLECKRCGTRNSDLSEFCFECGSPLGSTGASSVIDGKYDVIECLETEETRELYKVRDIRTNEVRTLKACDLDPAVQTVPGFDPCGVIQAAARFRHPNVADVLDCGVLPNGRIYTVSEWVAGESVDRILASLGPLPAPLVIRLAGDSLRGLHHLHQHGFLHRNLTPSKLMVFLSKHGAPRVKLINPDLATPAGVVRAISPMDLMAGKGKYSSPEQLAGVPGGGELDARTDIYSLALIIYELLKGHVPFSANTMSALVFQQGSAHIEPLELEDLDPETAAHFNQILFTALAKDREHRFPNALSFEEALNQLDLPPLTAETIQHYFGSLGSVRPSGAFSAIEPPPRATPVPSYDQEARTVVTSPVLGAPTVVVPGRATPQPPAQGGPLTGATVVTPRAAPNLEATVMESPDEAVRTVYAPRRDATRIDDGTYEEPPPRERTRIDHLETQAFELQGEYEILQAPQQATEYAYPPQPSPEELSRPLLETDSAELGKGFTGVVGTIIQTAPGQPPYQPPAQPPYAPPQPPPLVYEDEPPVQPQARPRLAPSAYSTIQAPRVPQAAPKSGRMVMWILVGVVVIGLAVASYFLFFTKTATGTLALNVFPWGTVQSVENDQGKRFDIADAVTPLTAELPVGNYKAQVKIAETDKVITVSFTIREGQLTSVTEQDPGYSYEEFLRQII